The Chionomys nivalis chromosome 16, mChiNiv1.1, whole genome shotgun sequence genome includes the window CGCTAAAGTGTGGGCTGTTTTGATATTGATGGCTAtttttgatggtggtggtgaaagAGGAAAGTTCAGGTCCACTAACCATTTTTATACCTTAGTGTCATAACtaaattaaaattgtaaaataaaatttctggccgggcggtggtggcgcatgcctttaatcccagcacttgggaggcagaggcaggcggatctctgtgagttcgagaccagcctggtctacaagagctagttccaggacaggctccaaaaccacagagaaaccctgtctcgaaaaacctaaataaataaataaataaataataaaaaaataaaatttatgtaagATACTAGTTTTTTTGGTGGGctcttatttagtgtgtgtgtgtgtgtgtgtgagagagagagagagagagagagagagagagagagagagagagagagaggtagtagggagctgcgggcctcttcccacagcccggctcccgcatggttagctttatacccgaaataacaacacatgcattgtattcttttaaacactgcctggcccatttctattcatgtatgtagcaccccaaggtgcgcttactgggaagattctagcctacgtccatcctgggtcggagcttcatcgcatctgctctggagaggagagcatggcttctgtctctgagaggagctgccctgcatctgagttcacttcctcttcctcccagcattctgttctgtttactccgcctatctaaattctgccctatcagatgggccaaggcagtttctttattacttaaccaatgaaatcaacagattgatatatgacactcccacatcacagagagagagagagagagagagagagagagagagagagagagagagagagagagggaatgtgcgtgtgtggtgtgagACGTAACAGCATACCTCCTCCACCTTGCGTGTCACACACAGAGTAGGCGGACCCAGATTCTGACTGGCACTGcccattggttttgttttgttgttgctgttttaagatagggtctctgtattagggttctctagagtttCAGAACTTATAGAACAAATTTctatatagagagagaaaggagatttattagaatgacttactgGCTGTTGTCCAGCTAATCTAACAATAATTACTTTTGTATGGCGAGtccaagaattcagtagttgCTCTATCCACAAGGCTGAatgtctcagttggtcttcagtaGATGCCAGAGTCCcagagaagtaggctctaatgtccATGAAGGAATGGACTGGCTATGGAGGATGggaacaagcaggcaaagagagagagcttCCCTCTCCCACGTCCTCCATACAGCTGCCAGCAGGTGTGGCCCAGGtgaggtcttcccacctcaagtaTCCAGATTAGAAGTAATCGTCCCACTGCAAATGATCCAATTAAGCaaaaaatccttcacaggtgtgcccaggcATTTTTGggtttagttgattccagatgtagtcaagttaatAGCCAAGAATACTCTACTTTGTAGacatggcctggaacttactaagtagactaggctggccttgaactcacagaaatctatctgCCTTGGCTCCCCAAGGGCCAGGatcaaaggtgtatgccaccacacccagctttacaTAAAGATGTTTAACAAACACTTATATCCATCATTTTACATGTAATACAGCCTTACTAAAAACCTTACACTCATCACTGGTATGTTAAGAATATTCTGGGATGTTAgttggtggtggcgcatgactttaatcccagcacttgggaggtagaggcaggtggatctctgaggccagcctggtctacaaagtgagttctaggacagccagggctgttatacagagaaatcttgtctcaaaaaacaaaaacaaaaaaaagaatattcctgGAAAAGAAATTTGTAGCAATTAATCTAATAAAAggaatttatttgtgtgtgtatgttcctgtttgagcatgtacacatatgtgaacgcatgtagaagccagagatcaaTGGTAACTATTGTTCCTAAGgcctttttttccccagatagTGTCTCACTGCAGGGTGCTTGCTGATTTAGCAGCCTCACTAGCCATCAAGCCTCAGGGATCCCCCTGTCTTTCCCTTTGTGGCACTGGGATTGTAAGCATACACCCATACATGAGCTCTgcagatcaaactcaagtccttatgcttGGTGGTAACCAGTTCACTAAGCAAGCTGTCACCCCGGGTCtagtaaaagcatttttaatttacgttatttagattttcttttcttttcttttcttttttttttaacgcaAAGCACTgttatgttcttttatttttgttacccTTTCCTCTTAAGATTTTTTTAGAGAAAGGGCCCTTGTGTATTAGTTCTcctgttcctgtgataaaacaccatggccaaaagcaagctATGGCGGAATTCATTTTGTTTCCGAGGGCAAGTCCTTAAATGCCAGGGAGGCGGAGGCGTGGCAGCAGGTAGTGGAAACAACCACTTGCTCCATCATCAACGTCTAACATGAAGCCAATGGAGCAAACTGCAAGTGAGGTAAGGCTATAGAATTTCAAACCACTTCCCAGTGACATACATCCTCTAGCAAGGCCCCACCACCACActaaacagcaccaccaactgggaccaagtGTTAAAATACCTGAGCCAGAAGGGGACATTTCTCATGCAAACCACCTGGCTGGGGTGAACCTCAGatctgcctgtgcctgcctcccaagtgctgggattaaagttgtgcaccaccatgcctagtgcTCCCCACCTctggttttggggggggggaaacCCTGAAACCTGTTTAGGAAGAAAATTTTTTAGCAAATTTTATGTATTCCATATTAATTTATAGCTGGATGGAATGTTTATGATTCCAATGAATATTGTTTTTTGTGAACCAGTGACTAGTCACTACCATTTTAAGATCTTATGAAGCATATCTACTAGACCCCAGAATGTCATTTTAATAGGTTTTTTAGAAGTTTGTAGTACCTAAGTTTATAAGATAGTGTACATTTATCAGTCCTTTCAATAGAGCCTAAGATAGTCACGAACACCACACATTTTAAATCAGGCACACCAAAAGTAATTTTagcacacaataaaaacaatctgGAAACTACAAGTTTTGTTAGTGATTATTTTAGAGAATTCTAGGGGGTGTGGTTACACCTCAGTTGGAGGCCCCCAGCAAGATAGGGAACAAGGGATCCCAGAGAGATCGCCCTTGGGAATGGTGAGGGTGAATTGaagatgggtatgtgtgtatgtgttttttcatCCCAGACTCTTTCCTGATAGTGATTCTGGGGGTGTAGGCGccacaggagagaaggggaaagaaatcagaaaaattttCATATCTTAACCTGaatttacatcttaaatcattttttagACTCTTAAAGCTTATGAGCCAGCTTgagatatatctatatctatctatatctatatatctatatatctatatctatatctatctatctatctatctatatatatatatatatatatatatatatatatatagagagagagagagagagagagagagagagagagagagagagcgccaaaaatctaagcagggagagaagaacctTCAGCAAAGTTCCTTGCTTCTTGTATTTCTGAAGGCCCATGACTGAAAAGGAGGCATGGACTCTAACTGTTCATGGACTCTGCTAAAGAGGAGTATTGGGGGAATAGTAATCGGGAGGTGACAGGGAGTTCCAGTTCTTGTATGCACCATAGGGTTGAATACCCTTTTTTTCTGGTAACTTGGATAAATAGGAAAGTGGGGACGTGGGGTGAACTCTGCAGAGctatagaaaatatttctgagacCCACTGCCCAGTGCTTTCCATTTGGAAAGAAGGATTTGGGAACAAATGGGGCTCCTCATCCCAGTACAGGATCACAAAGGCTTAAATGTAAGGCACTTAAGACTATTTcccttgcttttaaaaaatgcatggAGAGAGCTACAGGATGGTATAGTAGCTTAAGCTTCCTCATCACCTGGTTCATAGTGAGGTCATTGCTAATGTCTTATTCTTTAGATCCTCAGGACCAAACACATTGccattcctttttttgttttttgtgtttttttaggtttttgtttgtttgttgttgttgttgttgttttgttttgtttttcaagacagggtttctttgtagctttggagtctgtcctgaaactagctctcgtagaccaggctggtctcaaactcacagagatccgcctgcctctgcctcctgagtgctgggattaaaagcttgcgcaaccactgcccagcacccttttttcttttaagatttatatatttttagttttatgtgtatgggaattttgcccgcatgtatgtctTTATACCATATGTGTGCCCAGTGCccaagaagaccagaagagggtgtggggtgCCCTGGAAgtgaagttatagatggttgttagccaccacgTGAacgctgggaattaaacctgggtcctctgcaagagcagtgtccttaactgctgagccatctctttagccccccaCTTTCCCATTCTTGAGGATGCATGATAGCAAGAAGTCCAAGGGTTTTTAAGACGTTCAGTGGAGAGACAAGTACGGAGGGCCTTTAGAATGAAGGAGGCATCCCTCCTGTTTTCCTAGTCCTCAAGGTGATCTGCACCATTGAAGCTAGGAAGGAAGCTTCCCATCCTTTGGTGAACCTTCACAAGATGTAGAAACACTGGTTTGAACAGTCAGTTCTCTGGCCATCATTACCGTGTCCAGGGTTTGAACCAcctgtttgctttctctctcttccaggaCTGTGCCCAGTGTTATTGGGATGCAAGATCCTGTTATGAGTGTCTctgatgttatttattttctcaataatAACAGctctgggtgggggtgggttgaATCAGGGTTGTTAGGTAGCTTGGCTCAGAGAAAAGGTTTTCTTGTGTAAATGACTCTGGCTTTTGTGTCAGATTGCATCCTGGTTAAAATTGAAATGTGGTAGACTACTCCCCCTCCCCTGACCACAATCTCAGAGCAATGTCTTTCTACCCTGGGGACTAAATCCTTGCCATCAGAAATGAGATGCTCACAGTACATGAGAAGAAAGGAGCGACACACACAGCTTGGATATGGGAAGCAGAAGTAAAGCCTATAGCACTGGGAATATTGGAACTCAGTCCactggggggagagagagagagacagagagagacagagagacagagacagagagagacagagagagagagcctactGTCCTGAGTCCCCAGACTCACTCTCTCCATTTAGCCCTGCACAGTAGTAAGTGTGGCTTCCCAGCCAGTCACACCAGTGTTACAGTCTTGCTTTTCTACTGAGTCAGGGACATAGATCTCAAATCCCCACTCCAGCCAGGACTTGGTGCTCTAGGACAGCTGGCGATAGCATAAGAAACTTGtgaatgccgggcggtggtggcacacgcctttaatcccagcacttgggaggcagaggcaggcggatctctgtgagttcgagaccagcctggtctacaagagctagttccaggacaggctccaaaaccacagagaaaccctgtctcgaaaaaccaaaaaaaaaaaaccaaacaaacaaaaaaaaacttgtggATGTTGGGGTTGCAGGCCACTGTCAGTCTTTGTGAAGCATTAGCATTCATCCACATATCCACATCTGTCAATCTCTGAGGAAGTTACCTCAGGTGAGAGAAGGGTGTGGGGGTCCATCCTGaccagaagaaaaataatcagcaAAGAGGCAAGAAGGAAAACTTGATTCGGTCTGACTTAGGCTGCATCAAAATTCTCCAGAGTCTGATGCCAGGTAGCTTATTACaagcatatttaaacacaataCAACCTGGAAAAAAATTTTCTGGTGTAATAAATTCCTGGTGCATAAGGAGGCATGATTGTAAAGAAACTCAAAAGacatgtcatttcttccaagaagatgagTTCTAGAGATAGGCTGCTTGTATTATCTTAAGGGCCTAGGGAAGGATCTGCCATGGTCTTGGTCATACAGATAGTGGAGAGGTCATTTGGGCTATtagccacctctggtcctggttgtATGAGCTTAGGGGAAGCCCTGGCTATACATATAAGGGTTATTTAGGCTAATAGGTATCTTCCGTCTTGGTTGAGGGAGATTGATATGTCCTGGCCCTTCAGATATCAAATATCACAGGCTATTAATCACCTTCAGTTCTCAGCCTCCTGGATAGAAAAACaggtttttcatcttttcttttgaaaaggcAACTCCGTTACTTAATGTTCCTGGTTTTACTGGTGACTGTGTGTACAAGGACATTTGTACTCCCAACAGAAGGGCATGGGTGAGAGCTGCCATCACTACTATAGCAGTCCAGGCCCAGACCCATCATGCCCTGGCATCATGGAATCCCAAAAGAAGATTAAATAACAAGCATAGGAAGGAAGGGGATAGAAGGGCAAGCAAATGTCCTGCAGCATAGGAAGTCTGCAGATGTGGTGGTGTTAGGAGGGGAACTCAGTGGCTGGATGTGCTGTTGACCTGTATCAACCATGTGCCATCAATGGTTTTATCAGCACCATCATGGCTGCCTTCTTGTGGTTTGGTTGCCCACTTGGTCATTGCCATTTTTAGTCAACCCATTTGACCTCTTCCTGTGGTCAGCAAGCAGACCTGCACGTGTGCAAGCCCACTTCCCTCCAGTGCAAtcgtcttcttttctcttttgccctTCATTCTTGTTCCATCCATTAcaaatgttcatatatatatatatatatatatatatatatatatatatatatccttataaCCAGCAATTCCCCAGTCCTAgcaggttacacacacacacacacacacacacacacacacacacacagatccgtGCACAGCCAGTGAACTCCTTAATGaagaaagttagttaagaaaggaattaaatcatcaggaagtcccagcactcgggaggcagaggcaggcagatctctatgagttcgagaccagcctggtctacaagagctagttccaggaccggctccaaaaccacagagaaaccctgtctcaaaaaaaaaaaaaaaaaaaaaaaaaacatcagggaattctagaggggaaggttagTGGGCTACACAACGTTTTCAGGCGTAGAAGagctaaaaagtttattttcagcAAAATTATAATGAATAGGGTACAGATTGTTTAAATCAGTATATCTCTTCTCCCAGCATGCATAGAATCAGGTAGCCAAGCaacctgtcctgacttccatcagtgatgaacagcaatgtgaatctgtaaaccaaataaaccctttcctccctaacttgccttttggtcctggtgtctcgTTGCAGCGACaggaaccctgactaagacagtggCTTAGGTCTATAACTGCTTTTACCTGTAAACTATGAGGTCCTTtcatttgctgtgataaaaaacaaaTCATGGCATGTAAAGGCAGCACAGTCGTCTGGGAGGTGAAAGACGGATTGCATGCATCCCCAAATGATCCATGTTCCTCAATTACATTTCAAATAATTCACGATTGAGAGaaaacttttatgttttatttttccgAGTGAAAATACCCAcatttcttgaaataaaaatcaaaatatgctTATTTGAAGCTCTGTGAACATAACGAACTATTAAATTGGAAATTCATTCTTCAGGTTGGTAGATCCTGATAATATGGCCATCCTTTCTGACGGAAGCATCGTCACTTCAGCATCGTGTTTCTTGGCAAACGCCCAAGCCTGGCCCACCTAGAGCACAGTGTGCTCCACCTCCATGACCCGTGCAGGCGGTTACTGTTTCCTTCACAAGGAATTGTCACATCTTCATGAACTGTGACTTTCAGTCCTGGCACGGTGCTAAGTGAAGTATTCAGACTGGAGGAAGGGTTAGTTGGGAAAGACTTGAATGCCTTGTCTTTGGAGGGGGAACAGGGTTTTAACTCATGCAAAACAGAAGTGTCACCATTTGCTCTCTGTGTGTCCGCTGCAGGCAGAGCAGAGGCTAGTGCGTGCTCTGCCCTCGAGAACATGCTACTGTTATTGTGAGTGGGAGCGGACAGTCTTTCTAATCACCTTTTTTCCGGACAAGTATTACTAAAGGCGGTTGCAGTTACACTGTGAGTCTCTAGCTCTCTGAAGAGGGAGACATTGTTGCTACAACAGTCCGAGATCCACTCTAGCACAGGACATCCTACCTCTAGACTTCCTGGGCTGGATGCAGTCCGTGAGTTATTTTCTGGATTTATTaacaataaatatattcaaaGCCACCTATGCCTCCACTGCTTTCTCAGCTAAGGACTTGAGCAAATCCTTGTAGACGGTGGAGTTCATGAAGCGGGGGTAGGAGTCTCTGTGCATGAGGGTGTAAATCTGAAGCTGGGCATCATCAAATATGTGCTGGGAGGGATCCACCATGTTTCTGTTGATGCCTTCCCGTACTCGGGAGTCCAAGCTGACCTGTGGGCAGAAGCAGAGCTGAATGTGTTACTTCTCTTGTAAAACCATCCAAACACCATAATTGTTTTAGCTTTCGAAagaccccaaaacaaacaagatcTCCCAAAGTCTGAACTGCTGAGAGAAACTGACAGGTGAAGGAGTGGCCCCAGTAGGTCTGTGGGGCAGGCTGCTGCACCAGTGCCAGAGGACTCTGTAGGTCATACTGAGGGGCCATGCTCTGTATTTCTCATATGTCATAAGGAACGCTGGCTGCTGTAGAATATCACACACTGCTTTGCTTCTTCTAAACAAGTGTGAGATGGCCTTTAAAGATGGAAGGTGGTGAGCACGGACTCATCCCTGTTAATGGAGGCAAAAACCTGGGAGCTGCAGGTGCCCGACCAGCTAGAAACTGGGTGTAGGTTCCTGGTGTGGGTCCAGGCTAAAGGAAGGGGGTCTGTAAAGTAAAGGGCTCCATCAGAGCCTGGAGCCAGTGGTATCCAGGCTTCCATCTGAAGGGACTCTAGCCCACTTGAACAGGTGACTCTGGCAAGCCTTGcccctctcccccattccctgTCTTGATAAAACCTGTTAGATTACGTTCTAGAAGCTAGCCCCCAAActccattcccttatttggccactccCTCTTCCCGAGGCTGACTACAAGGTCCAGCCACCAaatattgaagtccagcaatccaaagccccctttggctcacctaatctCCATGCCCAATTAAAGTAAACACTTCGTCTTAACACAGGGTTTTTCCCTTGTATGTTTACTGTCATTTTCCTATGGGTcatatctgtctcctctctatcctcaCTATCTCCTTTGTCCTCTGGGACAGATACCCCTCTCCACTTTCCCctgttcccttctccttctccctctatctcctgtctgtgtctcttgtccctgccctctgtccctttGGGACAAATAAATCTCATTTGTTCTGCTGACACCTTCACTAGCCTAGCTGTCACTGCTGTCTCTATAGTAAGCTAAGTGGGAATTCCTATTAATGAACTCTTCTTGGAAAGTCAAAAATGGTGGTTGTTTCTAGGCTCGTTGGTTTATaaggtttgtttggttggttggttggttttccgagactgggtttctctgtgtaacatccctggctgtcctgaaacttgctctgtagacccaaATGTCCTTGAACTCCAAAGGtcgcttgcctctgactcccgagtgctgggattaaagacataaacCCCTACCACCTGGCtgtttataagtatttttattagaaataaagTGTTTGAATACTAGCAAGCCCTTTCAAGAAAACCACCCATTCTCCCAGTTTAGTGCCCTATgtatctcttattttctttctttttctacctgCCCACCCATTCCTTCGatattcatttctctcttcccctgtccctctcccctcctttctggACAGTCTCACTATATAATGTAGATCTTGGTGTGCCAGCTGTTCAGATCACAGGCGTGAACCACTGTCCCTCTTCTTTAACACAGtagtctctctccttccctccaccaCGCCCTGTGTTGCCGGATTTGTGTCACCGCTTCCCTCCTGACCTTCTGGAGTCTGCCCACCACCTCTCCCAACACATTCCGTAAGTTGGCCAAGGGGCTCTTTCTAAAGTGCAAACCCCATCCTGAGACTCGGCTGTGCCCTGCCCTGGTTTGCTGGATTAAGTTCAAAGTGTAGCTGTCCCACGACTCGTCCATGGTCATTTGCTTCCTGTAATTTCCAGACCCATCTTACTCTTCAACTCCACAGGTGTCTGAACCACTTGGGATTTAAAGAAGGAAGGACCTAGTGTTGTGATGATCTGTCCTGTCAACTGGTTACCTTGTCCCCTTGAGAGACAAGCCTCTCCCCCATTCTGCCTAGGCAAGTGGATCTTTAGCTTCATCCAGCCTCCTCTCCCCTTTtgaagaggtggctgctgccattctctctctctctcttcctcctctcctcttctctccccgtccccctcctccttccttctataACCCACTACATAAACTTTATATCCAGATTCTCTCTGCatagtgtgtctgtctgtctcacctGCCGTAGTCTCCCTCCCACCTGAGACCCACCGAGGTGGGGAGTGGGACCGGCTGCCCCCCGTGGCCCACCGCTGCCCTGCTCAGGTCACCCGATGAGGTCTCCCACCTGCCAAGGGGACCCAGCCTTCACCGCTGACCAGCCCGCTGAGGTTTCTGGCCAGCTGCTGCCCCGCTGGGGACACCCGccatttttttttagagaatAACACCTAGAAgggtcttgttttgttctgtctggGTCAAcctctccctccactctgccTGATGAGGTCCACTAGAGATGCTATAGTGAGCAGAACTGTCTAGTGGGGAATTCAGTCACAGGGCCACACTGGTATTTTTTActtcagaaaagtaaaaaaaaaaaaaaatttttaaagttataaaacaaGGCACAAACAGAACCTAATTTTGGATAGCTCTGCCATgaagctcttttttcttttcttttctttctttctttttttttttttttttttttttttttttttttggtttttctagacagggtttgggtttctctgtagctttggttcctgtcccggaactagctcttgtagactaggctggcctcgaactcaaagagatccacctgcctctgcctcccaagtgctgggattaaaggcgtgcgccaccactgcccggcaagaagCTCCTTTTTCTAGGTCTGCTGCTGTCCACCACAGCTCTGGTAATTTGCCGGCACCCGGTACCGGGGGGAGCACCCGCTGCTGCCACGGTCATTGCTCATATACTGCAACACCCTCGCCCGTGGCTTCACTGATCCTAGTCCCAGGATGTCCTCATTCCCTTGTGCTTCTGACAATTTCCTTTTCATTATCCTTTGTCtagcttcctcctctcttcctatgATTCATTCACTGCAGTCCCACACTGAGATGCTGGACCATCATCATACCACGGATGCTTGTGGTTCTGTCCGCCTCTGTGAGGTCCCTGACCACAgaagagaaactctgccttattAACCACAGTCTTAACAGAACACAGCAGGAGATAACCTTGCTTGTGAAATTGTTGATACAAGGCACCTGGATCCAAAAACATGGCGACTTTCAGTGCTGCAGATTTGAAGAAACATGTGCTAAGATTAACTTGCTTAGTCTCACTTTTATGGCGTTTGTTCGTGATGTTAACACAACGCCGTGGGGGAGATCGTCACAGGTTCAGTATTTTCAGCAATGCTGTAACTAGAAAGACACCCCAGAAAAAAACTTTACTCAAAATAGTGGAATAACTCTACTTGAACGAGTGTTTATAGGGTACGGTGTTCTTaaacaacaggaagactggaaagtACTTATCTAGCATGTGGGCAGCCCTAGATAATCCTCAGAGCCACAGAACAGAAAGCAGAGCAAAGCcaagtgtctgtgtgagggcTAAAGCTTCTGTGAATCATGgacgcttaaaaaaaaaaaaaaccaaaaaaaaaaaaacaacctaaaaaatccttcacacttttctctgaATCCTCAGGACCTAAAAGCTATGATTGGGAGGAGCCCAGGGCAGTGCTTTGAACTATCTCTACGTGTGCAAGCAGCGTGTGACCAAACACAGAAGCAGGCAATTTAGAATGGCTTTCAGGAGACAGTTCTGCAGACACACACCTCTTTAGGAGACAGAACAGAAATGTAGTCTTCATAGATTATCCTGGCTTTCTCCTCGATGGCGCTTTGATTTGCTTCCCTCTTCAGCTCTTCACAGGCCATCCAGAAAAGCATGTTTTCTTCGCTGAACTCCGTCCGGAGAAATTCCCGGAATGCGTTTCTTCCAGCCGGAGTGACCATTAGGTTATCAAAGGACTGGGCCCAGGCACAGACTTCTTCCAGAGTGGGAGTGGGGCTGAGCAGTGGTCcaaaggaacagaaggaagatgttACTGCTGGGGAATCCAGTTTTCGTCGCAAAGTTACAACATACTGCTATAAAACACACAAATGTTTGGCCCTTCCAGAAAGGGAGAACACCCCTCTCATTTCCTTAAGCCTTTGGCTAAAACACTTACAAGCCGGATTTGTATTTATTGGAGTGTGTTGTagcttcattttttgtttttcttttttggtttgtcaagactgggtttctctgtgtaacagccctggctattcaggaactcactctgtagaccaggcctgcctctgttGGGAATCAAAGGCATGAGCCTTCATGCCCAGAGCATTCTTGTGCAACCTTACAGCCATACTTTGTTTATGGTTGACAGTACTTTTAAAttacagaagcaaagaaaaatcctGCAGCCGCCTGACCCCAAACCTCTCAATTATCTCAGACAGAGCTAAGTCACACTTCACACAGGCCCAGCAGAACATGAATGGGCAATGCCCACTGGCTGCTTTTTAAGATCTATGTGccatttgagaaaaagaaaagaacatacaTGATACATTCCCAAGTGAGGAGGGGTGGTGCCGTGATTCTCCATGGCCACTGTGTCTGTCCTGAGTTCCCAAGTGATGGCACTGACATAACCTTGTGTCAACAGGCAGGGACTCACCACAGCCTTTGCATAACTTAGTCTCCAGACAAACCTGGCAGACCAGGAAGTCTTGCACTGCTGAGAACTGCTTAGGTAATGGTTGCTTCAGACAACTCCTAGATCAGATAAGAGGTTTTACCTTGCTGAAACTGCTGAACTAAAGGTATCTTTGGCATAACAATAAAAAGACTTTTGCAGTTATGAGGCAGTCAGTTCATTAGAAGCTGACTCTCC containing:
- the Rgs20 gene encoding regulator of G-protein signaling 20 isoform X3 — encoded protein: MRTVNGDQRARASPPASPVEPSLPVGSERTEMRMQQMCSGSETQGSIQSQQGTGSHGSNACCFCWCCCCSCSCLTVRNQEDQRPGRAAYELKTDIPACEESPTPTLEEVCAWAQSFDNLMVTPAGRNAFREFLRTEFSEENMLFWMACEELKREANQSAIEEKARIIYEDYISVLSPKEVSLDSRVREGINRNMVDPSQHIFDDAQLQIYTLMHRDSYPRFMNSTVYKDLLKSLAEKAVEA
- the Rgs20 gene encoding regulator of G-protein signaling 20 isoform X4, producing the protein MRMQQMCSGSETQGSIQSQQGTGSHGSNACCFCWCCCCSCSCLTVRNQEDQRPGRAAYELKTDIPACEESPTPTLEEVCAWAQSFDNLMVTPAGRNAFREFLRTEFSEENMLFWMACEELKREANQSAIEEKARIIYEDYISVLSPKEVSLDSRVREGINRNMVDPSQHIFDDAQLQIYTLMHRDSYPRFMNSTVYKDLLKSLAEKAVEA
- the Rgs20 gene encoding regulator of G-protein signaling 20 isoform X5 — translated: MIPTPTLEEVCAWAQSFDNLMVTPAGRNAFREFLRTEFSEENMLFWMACEELKREANQSAIEEKARIIYEDYISVLSPKEVSLDSRVREGINRNMVDPSQHIFDDAQLQIYTLMHRDSYPRFMNSTVYKDLLKSLAEKAVEA